Proteins found in one Planococcus citri chromosome 2, ihPlaCitr1.1, whole genome shotgun sequence genomic segment:
- the RpL7A gene encoding large ribosomal subunit protein eL8: MPPKSDKKGGKKKQQQTLKSKKVAPAPLLKEKPKKVEKPKIVNPLFEKRPRHFGIGQHIQPKRDLSRFVRWPKYIKIQRQKSVLQRRLKIPPPINQFSHTIDRASATQLFKLLEKYRPETSAAKKRRLQARAEKKIEKKVDKPTKRPIIVRQGVNTVTKLVEQKKAQLVVIAHDVDPLELVLFLPTLCRKMGVPYCIVKSKARLGRLVRRKTCTAVAITQVDNTDRTNLTKLVETIKNNFNERFDELRRHWGGGVLGAKSTARIAKQEKAKERELATKQ, from the exons ATGCCGCCCAAGTCGGATAAAAAG GGTGGTAAAAAGAAGCAGCAACAGACGCTGAAAAGCAAGAAAGTTGCCCCAGCGCCTCTTCTTAAGGAAAAACCGAAGAAAGTCGAGAAACCCAAGATCGTCAATCCGTTGTTCGAAAAGAGACCGAGGCATTTTGGAATTG GTCAACATATCCAGCCTAAAAGAGATCTTAGTAGGTTTGTGAGATGGCCCAAATACATCAAAATCCAACGTCAAAAATCAGTACTCCAAAGAAGATTAAAAATTCCGCCACCAATCAACCAATTTTCGCATACCATCGATCGTGCATCAG caactcagttattcaaattattggaaaaatacaGACCGGAAACTTCAGCCGCTAAAAAGAGACGTTTACAGGCACGTGCCGAGaagaaaatcgaaaagaaaGTTGACAAGCCGACTAAACGCCCGATTATTGTTCGTCAAGGAGTCAACACCGTAACGAAGCTCGTCGAGCAAAAGAAAGCTCAACTTGTAGTTATTGCTCACGATGTTGATCCTTTAGAA TTGGTTTTGTTCTTACCTACATTATGTCGTAAAATGGGTGTACCTTACTGTATCGTGAAAAGTAAAGCTCGTTTGGGTCGTTTAGTTCGCCGGAAGACGTGTACAGCTGTAGCTATCACTCAA GTCGATAATACCGACAGAACGAATTTGACGAAATTGGTTGAAACGATTAAGAACAACTTCAACGAACGGTTCGATGAATTGAGAAGACACTGGGGCGGTGGTGTTCTCGGAGCTAAATCTACTGCTCGTATTGCCAAGCAAGAAAAAGCTAAAGAACGCGAATTGGCTACTAAACAATAA
- the LOC135837877 gene encoding dnaJ protein homolog 1, whose amino-acid sequence MGKDFYQILGIARNASDDEIKKAYRKLALKYHPDKNKTPGAEEKFKEVAEAYEVLSDKKKKDIYDKYGEDGLKGSSGGGPGAGSAGHGGSYTYTFHGDPRATFAQFFGTSSPFQAFFDMGGGTGGTRMFGFSDDDMEIDDPFALGGGFRGPGGGAFRSQSFNVHGSPNKSKDREQDPPIEHDLYVSLEEIDKGCTKKMKISRRVLQQDGSLRKEDKVLTINIKPGWKAGTKITFQKEGDQTRNKIPADIVFIIRDKPHSLFKREGSDIRYTAKILLKQALCGTIVSVPTLSGEKIQLNLLNEVIKPNTVKRIQGKGLPFPKEPNRRGDLLVSFDIKFPDSLTANVKDIIYDTLPSEY is encoded by the exons ATGGGAAAAGACTTCTATCAAATACTAGGAATCGCGCGAAACGCTTCAGACGACGAGATCAAAAAAGCCTACCGTAAGCTCGCCCTAAAGTACCATCCGGATAAGAACAAAACGCCCGGAGCCGAGGAGAAATTCAAAGAAGTAGCCGAAGCGTACGAAGTGCTCAGtgataagaagaaaaaagacaTCTACGACAAATACGGCGAAGATGGTCTAAAAGGCAGCTCCGGCGGCGGTCCCGGTGCCGGCTCAGCCGGTCACGGTGGCTCGTACACGTACACTTTCCACGGCGATCCGCGAGCCACATTCGCTCAATTCTTCGGCACCTCTAGTCCGTTTCAAGCCTTCTTCGATATGGGTGGCGGTACAGGAGGCACGAGGATGTTCGGATTCAGCGACGACGATATGGAAATCGACGATCCGTTCGCATTGGGTGGCGGTTTCCGCGGCCCTGGCGGTGGCGCTTTCAGATCTCAGTCGTTTAACGTGCACGGCTCTCCGAATAAATCCAAAGATCGCGAACAAGATCCGCCTATCGAACACGATCTGTACGTTTCGTTAGAGGAAATCGATAAAGGATGCACGAAGAAAATGAAGATATCCAGACGAGTACTGCAGCAAGACGGCAGCTTACGTAAAGAAGATAAAGTGCTCACGATAAACATCAAACCGGGCTGGAAAGCTGGTACGAAGATAACTTTCCAAAAAGAAGGAGATCAGACGAGAAATAAAATTCCGGCCGATATTGTATTTATAATCCGTGATAAGCCACATTCGTTATTCAAACGCGAAGGCAGTGATATTAGATATACAgctaaaatattattaaaacaG GCATTATGCGGCACAATCGTAAGCGTACCGACATTATCcggagaaaaaatccaactgAATTTACTAAACGAAGTAATTAAACCAAATACGGTCAAACGAATCCAAGGCAAAGGATTACCTTTCCCCAAAGAACCCAACAGAAGAGGCGATCTACTAGTCAGTTTCGACATCAAATTCCCCGATAGTTTAACGGCAAATGTTAAAGATATTATATACGATACACTGCCTAGCgaatattga